Proteins from a single region of Apium graveolens cultivar Ventura chromosome 7, ASM990537v1, whole genome shotgun sequence:
- the LOC141673365 gene encoding uncharacterized protein LOC141673365: MQAQGVWAVIKATGPKAAVYGKSDKITLAMIYQGIPEDMLLSIAEKKTAKEGWEAIKVMRQGADRVKKARVQIVKAEFETLWMDDVEQLDDFYMKLNGLMSTIRALGEKMHDSYIVKKLLRAVPSRFLQIALTIEQFGDLEKMTVEETVGSLQGHEERLKGQNETTGSKLLLIDEEWSRREKNDTKLLLTHEAWLKRTSNTYGSGNWRGGRGFKGTSRAQSTVRCFNCNILGHYAADCKRPRRERNQKSEANLVEIKDDEPALLLSELDESKTTMVLLNKEKVIP; the protein is encoded by the coding sequence ATGCAGGCCCAGGGAGTATGGGCTGTGATAAAAGCGACTGGCCCCAAAGCAGCGGTTTATGGTAAAAGTGACAAGATTACCTTGGCCATGATTTACCAGGGCATACCTGAAGACATGTTATTATCCATCGCCGAAAAGAAAACAGCCAAAGAGGGGTGGGAAGCCATTAAAGTCATGCGCCAGGGAGCTGATCGTGTAAAGAAGGCCAGAGTGCAAATAGTTAAGGCGGAGTTCGAGACTCTATGGATGGATGATGTTGAGCAACTTGATGACTTTTATATGAAGCTTAATGGTCTGATGTCTACCATTCGAGCTTTAGGAGAAAAAATGCAtgactcatatattgttaagaAGCTGCTTCGAGCTGTTCCGTCCAGATTTCTCCAAATAGCTTTAACAATCGAGCAGTTTGGAGATTTAGAGAAAATGACAGTTGAAGAGACCGTTGGTTCACTTCAAGGTCATGAGGAAAGATTGAAAGGGCAGAATGAGACAACAGGGAGTAAGTTGCTGTTGATAGATGAGGAGTGGTCCAGGCGTGAGAAAAATGACACTAAACTTTTACTCACACATGAGGCCTGGCTGAAGCGTACAAGCAACACTTATGGGTCTGGCAATTGGCGAGGTGGTCGTGGTTTCAAAGGCACGAGTCGAGCCCAAAGCACTGTGAGGTGTTTCAACTGTAATATATTGGGGCATTATGCTGCAGATTGCAAGAGGCCTCGTCGAGAAAGAAATCAAAAGTCTGAAGCAAATCTGGTGGAAATCAAAGATGACGAGCCTGCATTATTGCTGTCTGAGCTAGATGAAAGTAAGACAACAATGGTGTTGCTGAACAAGGAGAAAGTAATCCCGTGA